AACAGCAGCTGTGCTTCGATGCAGGGTGTTAGGAATAGCAAAAATCAACATCTGCTGGGCCTGTCTTGGTGATGCTGTTCCCTCTGTGGGATGGAGGGGTGAGCAAAATGTCCTCGTGGTTCCCTTCAGTACTGCATTTGTGTAATTCTTTATAGCCCAGACATTACCCTTCCAGTTAagagagaataagaaaagagaaattggaAGTACTGGTTTTCTTGATTATTGATACCACTGTCCTGAGGTGTCCCTGAAACAGGAACTTAGCCAGGAGCTAAAAGTGAAGACCAAGAGCTAAGTGCCCCAGTGAGTGTAAGTCAGGTACATCTTcattcctttctcccttccccagAGATGGCCCTGCAACATGTGCTCATGGACAACCAACATCTCCATCTCATGGGCCAGGCAGGAGGGGTTAACTCAGAGAAATGTGCCTGAGAAGCTCAGTTTGAAGGTGCAGGATCAGTCTGGTCAGGCTTCTCTGTGTCCTTTACTTACAGCACAGCTCCTGTCCATGTTTTCTGAATTGACAGAACCTGGAGAGGCAGCTCCAGCATATGAAAGCTGTCTATTTGGTGAACCAGGAGAAGCTGGAATACAACCTTCAGGTGCTTAAGAAGCAGGATGAGGAGAACACCATCATCAGATCACaacagaagaggaagctcaACCGGTAAAAAACCATCTCTGGAAGaagggctctgcctgctgccatcTCCCAACATCTTGGAATGGTTTTTGTGGAAACCATCACTAGCACAGGACAGTGAGCTCTTACCCAATCCATCCCTGGGCAGGAGTGGGGTTTAGAACAGGGCAGCATCATCTCCAGAACAGTTTGAATAAGCTGGCAGTAACCAAACTGTGACAACTTGGTGGGATTCAGTCAGGTCTGTGTTGAGTAGTCCCTAGCAGATGGTAGCTCCAACTCCCAAAGCCTTCATATATGTGAGATTTGCCCAGAGGTGCCTCTTTGGGAATCCCCAGCTTTGCTATCCCTCTTCAGGCTCCACAGCTTGCTCAGTAATCTGAGAACAAAACTGGTCAAACAAGAGAAGCAGTTCAGAGAGGAAAACCAGAGTCTTGCAGCTGACTGCGAGCGCATCACGGGACAGTGCAAGGAGGTGCAGAGGAGAATGAGGTGGGCTGCGTGTGGAGGCCTGGACATCCATCTGTGATGAGGCTTCAGAGCATTTGAATGAGGTACGGAGGGGAGCTGACTCATTTATGGCCACAAAGCCTGCTTCCATGggctttctttctctgcacagGCACTTTGCAGCCAGTGATGCTGAGAAGTTCATGAAGGTCTGGCTTATGAACGAGGAGGAAGCCAAAGGGTTAATGCGGAAAGCCCTCGATGCAGATCGCATCATTCACACCCAGCAACTGGGGCTGCCCTGGGAAGAACCTCATTACTGGTTCCTCAACAACATCGGCCCCTTCAGGCATTACAAGGCAAAGAGGATGGCAACCAAGCTGGCTGCAGAGGTCCTGACAGGTGGGACACACAGCCTCAGTGCCCTCGTCACCCCTGTGGCACTGGGTAACTCTGACCTTCCTCCATGAGAGCCCCCGCTGTCTCTCCTGTCTTTGCCATTGCAAAGGGATCTGACTGACTTTGTGAGTTCAGTCAGGGTCTGGCATGTGTCCAGCTCTGAGCTAGCTCATTCCAAGCCAACCTGGGGATCTTTGCACTGAGTTCTGCCCATTGCTCCCAGGTCCAGATGAGCTGACCCAGAGCCAGCTTGCATCCTGGTCTTTTTGGCATAATTTCCAGGTCACCGGGAATAACTGTGATTTCCCTGGTGATTGCTGCAGTGATGTTACTAGTACTGACCTGGGGAGCACAATCAAAGCGTAAAGACTTTTTTCTCAccctttttctgtgtttcagagagCACCAGTGGGgcacaggagaagaaagagaaggagaaggaagaagtgggCAGCGGGGAAggccaaaaagaaaacacagcaaaggcTGGGGATACAGCCACACCTCTGCAAAATATCTCCAAGAAGACTGCCAAGAGGATCCTGGAGCTCGTGAGCGATGAGTCGGTGCGTGATGATGCAGTACCTGTTTTGATCAAAAAAGGCAGACAGGAGGAATATCCTCAtgctgcccagctgctgccaACCTTCCCCGCACAGCCTGCCCTTAGAGGGTGGCACAGCCACAGCACGGCACAGGttggctgcagggtgctggcTTCTGGGCATGAATGGAGATGCTCACTGTTTCTGTGctcccttttctctttgtgtCTGCCAAGGGTTTCCTCATTGAGAGAAAGCTGCTGAGGCCTCTGCGTGCACTGGGAAAGCATGAATGCACCCTCTTGAGGCTTGACTCCATCTTTTCGGTGAGTTGTCTGTTGGCCCATCAGGGGTGTGGTGATAGTCATGGGGCTTTGCTCTGAACTGGTCAGGCCACTGCTGGGGAACTGCCTCTGTGTTTGACCTCTCTCCTCCTGGAAAATGGGAACCAAGTGGGAAAATCTAGAGCAGGAAGGTCTGGAGAACCTGAGGAGTGTAGGGTTGCCAGAAGAACAAGCTATGATTTATAGAGAGGGTACAAAACCCAAGAATGGGCATCAAGGAGAAGTGCTGTTGCCACCTGTCTGTGTGGCATAGGACTGAGAAGCCTGAGGAAGATCCAGCTGTGGAACTTTGTGGCAAAAGGGGAGAGGAGCATTGTGGGAGGGCATGAAGCATGGTCCTCTGGTCAGTTCTCAAAGCCCCTCATCCACAGATATCTCCACCTGTCACATGCAGACCACTTCTTACCACTCACTCCTGCTCAGGTTCTGCACccttttctcctgtaaaatatttgtttttttagcTCCCCCTCTTGTGTTGTCTCAGTGATGCTAACCATATTCTTTTGCTCCCCAGGCCCTTGAGATTGACAGTGAGGATGACCTGTACCAGCTGGTGGATTTCTTCTTGAAGTACAAAGCCAAGGAAGGAGCTCTCAGCCAGGTAGGACTGCcagggacagcagtggggagagcccagcagagcagggcacaTGTGGAAGGGGGAGCAGAATATCTCCTGAACACCAAGGGAAAGCAGAAATGGGGCAGGGGGCATTAAAATAACCCTGTGAACAGTGTCAGGGCTGCTCTATGGCCAACACCTCAGGACATAACCCACAAGGCTAGGTGTGGGGAAATCAAGGTCAGTGCCTAGCCCCAACCCAGCAAGGGCTTGGGACAGGACAGGGCCTTGGCTACGGGGTCCTTAATTAGAGGAGGTGGAGCTGGGTTGATCTCAACAGGGCATTTAAACAAGGTACCTTGTATTAGTGATTATGTACCCAGGGACATAGCAAAGCAGTGCTAATTGACCTCCAAGCTGGAGAGCATCCCTGACCCATTTTATGGTAGCTACAAGCACAGTCCGTTGGTAAAAATCAGGTTGATGGGTTGCAGTCATCTTCTGCCATGGCTGAACAGGGCCTTTTGCATATCCATTCATGTCTGAGCTGCCTAAATTTGCCAGAGGATGAGGCTGCAGGTGCTTGGAAGCTCTTGGGAGGAAAGTGGCTCTTGGGGAGGAGGAGTTGGTGGAAGGGCACCATGCCCAGCTTGCTGACCTTCCTTCCAGAGCCAGGGAAGCCCAGGTGGAGAAGATATCACAGATCTGGGTGAGGACAGAGCAGATGGTGAATCCAGTGCCCAGAGTGATGAGCTCAAATCCTCTCAGAGACCACTGGGCTCCCTTCTGTCTGTGTACATCCATGCTGATGACGTCCTAAAGATCCTGAAAGCATTTGTGCAGGATTTTCGCAAACTGAGGTGGGACTAAGGGCAAAACAGAACTGCTGTCGTTAGGAGACAACCAGACAGAGCTGAGGCAACAGGACAAGGACCTTTGGGGGTGtctgggcagggctgggggataTTGTATTGCTCTGTCTGTTCTGAGAGCCACTCCTGCCTGCCTCATGAGGTTGCAGTGGGGTGGGGACAGTCCCACCAGGGAAGGAGGTTGATGGCAGCTTCAAGCCTCATTGCTGGAGCGAGGGTTGGCTGGGTACAACCAGGCAGGAGATGTACAGCAGCCTGGAGAGGGAAACAAAGCCATGAGGAAGGCAGGTTCCATTAATTTCAGGGTTGTGTTCATTCGTGTGACAACGATGACAGCTCTCTGCAGCTAAGAGCTACGGGGTTATTCTTCATGAAGAGCTGAGCCCCAGGACTTTGTTCTCTGTCTCTCAGGGAGGAGGACAGTTCTGCAAAGGAGGTGCTACAGGTACGGGACAGCTCTAAAGATGGGGAGTACTGGGAAGCCTTAGCACACGTTATCCCAGAGCCAACACTGAAGCTGTGGGATGCTCTGGCAATGGCACTGGAGGAATATTAGTAAGTACCTGGCAGTAATGCTGGGGACAAGGTAGGCTGAAGTCTTGGCTGGGGGgactgcagcagggctggcacgGGCTGACCCTTCACACTGGCTGGAAGTGGGGTCTGCCAGCCTTGCTACCACTGCTTACATTGGCAGGTGCTCAGCAGGGACCTCTGTGATGTCCCCTAGGTAACTGAGATGCACTGGGCCCACAGTGACACTGGGTCTGTGCTGGGGACCAGCAGAGTGACTCACAGCAGTGCTCAGGAGGTTGCCCACGTCCCCATATCCCTGCAGATGGGCTTCACAAGGGTGTCTTAGACCCCAGAGACTTCctggcagctccctgcctgTTCCTGGGGCCAAGTTAATTCTCTGCTCTCTTTACACAGCAACATCCTCACACGGAGGGCCAACCTGCTTGCTGAAGCAGCTGTCCTACAGCAGCAGAATTCTGAGCTAAGCCTGATGCTGGAGCAGTTCATCAGCTCCGGGGTGAGTGCAGTGTCTCCCTGACCTGCAGCCTGGGGACAGAGGTGCTTAGGCCAAGCATGTAGTACCTGCAGTGTGATCCCAGTGGAGGAGGGGGTTAGCACTGAGCCACATCCCCAGGTTGCTCCCAGCTGTCCCCACTGTGTGCCCACAGACCAAAATACTGTCACTGTTGGGCTCAGGGTGCCTCTCACCACAGGTAAATAGCATGCTGCACCCTCCTCCTGTGCATCAGATGGACCTGAACCTGCCTTGTCCTGAAGAACCTCAATGAATGCATGGATCCAGAGCTCAGCTTTTCTCTGCCACAAGTTGAAGCTGTGTCTGAAGCCAGGACTTGCTGTCAGGGCCTAATAAACCTCTCCCAAACTTGAGCCAGGAGTGTGTGTAGAGCCTCCAAGTAGCACTCTAAAGCCTCTGAAGATGCtagggagcagcagggatgtgGCAGTGTCCAAACCCAAGAATTGCCTGCAGCACGTCTGAGCCAGGACCCCTCTCATCTTTCCACTTTGTGAGCTCTCAGCAATGCTTTTGGCCAGAGTCTCACCACCACTGCCTGCCCGCTGGCCAGGGGAAGAAGCTGGAACTGTCCCTGCCACAGCTTCTGGGCAGGGCAGCAGGACCTGGGGGCTCTGCTGGCCCCACGGTGGCATCAGCTCTGCTGTATTCCCCTCTCTATATCACCATACAGGTTGTTGCAGGGACCCAGGTCAGCATAACCACCAGCCCTCAGCATTCTGGTGTTAGAGAAGGGTGGCTTTTTCAATCTGCTTTTGCACTTTATTCCactcttttgcttctttttgtctCCCTGGACTCCTCCCAAACAACTCACCcctcaattatttttccattattatcCCAGCTCTGCTACATCTGGACCcaacttctgcatttctggGGCAACACCGGCCCAAAGCACTGCTACAGCAGGATTATCCCAATGAGGGCTGTcacatccctccctcccccacGATTCACACTTGTTATGTCTCATTCCCAGCAGTACTTTCCAGCCCAGCTTTATCTTTAGCCTTGACTCCTTCAAACAGCACCTGCAGTTTCTCTCTGTACGTGCACACCACAGCAAAACAACACTGTTATTACACTGCCCTTGAATTGTTTTCACCCTCCCCCTATTCCCCACCATGGGACCGGCCAGCTAGCACGGCCAGTCGCAATGGATTGAGGTCTCCTTGTCCCCAAGCCACAAAATCTCCACCTTTCCGCGCCTGTACGGAAGCAGAAAGGCGGGATGGGCCTGGCCCCCTGCCCAGAGCCTTCCCCGTAAGCACAGCCCGGCCCCCGCCCGCCCTTCGGACCGCCTTGCTTCCTCCAGCCCCGAATGCCTTCCCGAGCGAGATGCTGCCGGCAGCTGCTCGCGGTGCGCACCGATCGGCGCGGCGCAGGGCTCGCTGTAAGCGCTGCCACCCGTCCGCATCGTCCCCGGCGAGGTACGGGGGCCGGCAACGAAAACAGGATCGCACCGACGTGACATCggggctgggagctgagagCCGGGATCGGGCACCGGGAGTGGCAGATGGGGCTAAAGGACAGGACGCAAGGGATAAAGGACACGGGGTGACACTGGGGATAAGAGACAGGATACTGGGGTGACACGGGGGTTGGGGCTTATGGACACCGAGGTGACAGCGGCGtaacagcagggctggggattCAGGCAGGCACTGGGGTGACACGGGCCGGAGCTTTGGACGCCGGGGTGACACGGAGATGACGCTGGGGCTGAGGGTTCAGCACAAGGGAGGCAGTGGGAGGGAGGAGCCGGGCGCAGGGGTGCACCGGAGCTGGACGTGACCGCTGCCGGTTCCCTCCCCGCTGTGTCTCTCGGGCCAGTGCCGGCCGGGAGGAGCTGTGGGTGAGTCAAGCAGGAAGCCCGTTTGCATCACGAGTGGGGCTGTTTTCCAGTCGCTGCTCTCCGGAGCTCAGctccttttgcctttttccCCCACAGCGCCATGGAAAATGAAGCCAACTCCCCGTCCTCCAGCTTGGCGACTTTGGTCTCACCCTCCACGGCTCCCTTCAAGGAGGAGTTGCTGTGCCCCATCTGCTACGAACCCTTCCGGGAGGCGGTGACACTGTGCTGCGGTCACAACTTCTGCAAAGGCTGCATCAGTCGCTCCTGGGAGCACCGGAACCACGCCTGCCCCATCTGCAAGGAAACCTCCAACTTTGATGACCTCCGCGTCAACCACACGCTCAACAACCTGGTGGAGATGATCCTCCGAGAGGAAGGGTGGAGACAGGGTCATCCGCCAGCCCTCTGCCCCCTGCACCACGAGGAAGCCAATCTGTTCTGCCTGGATGACAAGGAGCTGGTGTGCTTCGCCTGCCAGGGCTCCAAACAGCACGAAGGGCACAAGATGAGGCCGGTGCAGGAGACGGCAATGGATTTCAGGGTGAGGGAATGATGCTTGGGGGTTGATTGCACGGAGAGAGGCATCACTCTGTTTATTGGGGTGCAGGCTGCTCGTGCCAGATTATGAGAGTGGGTGCAACCCTACAGCATCATTGCTGATGCTCTCCCTGCCTTAATCATCACCTCAACCCCAAAAGCCTTCCCCAAAAGGGAAGCGTGGCGAAGCTCCCATGAGTTGGGAGGGGTTTGGAGAGCTGCCACCAAGCTGGATCTGGCTGTGCTGGTTATTGCAGCAGCGCCTCGGGGTTGGGAGCACGGAGCTTTGGGCTGAGTTAGCACAGCATGGCTACTCCTGGCCTTGAGGAGACGGGGAGGGGATGTGGGAGAGGTGGCCTCAAGCACAGCCccgagcacagccctgagcacagccctgagcccGGACCAGGCACTGTGCCAGGACCTAACTGCTGTGACTCAGCCTATGGGGATGTGCCAGATTTCAAAAGGCGCGGGGCAGAGGGTGCCGAGCAAGATGCAACATGACagtgtgttaaaaaaaaagagaaaaaaatagcaggGAGGATTCGCCATGGAAAAACCTCTGCCTTGCTGCTTAGGGTCTGTGCAGCGCCGAGGTGAgggtgggcagtgctgggctgcaggaggggaaggGATGGATGTAGCAAGGATCCTGCTTAACCGCATCCTGCCGGGGCTGGGGCTCTTgtctttctgcatttgaaaCCTGGGGATGTAGGCTTGCGATGGTCCTGAGGGCGTCTCCCCCCCGCAGGCCAAGCTGAAGAACATGGAGACCTCCCTGCAGGACAAGGTGAAGGACTTTGGGGCTGTGCATCGCTCCTACGAGTCCATCTCCAAACACAACAAGGTGCGTGGGGTGCCACCCCCAACTGGTGCCATTGGGTGGCAGGCTGGTGGTCCCTTCTAGGGGGGTGACAATGAGCCCAGTCCCCACATATGTGCAGACACATGCACACGCATGCATGCAAATGGGTGCACACACACCTCAAGACAGGAACGCAACTGATTCCAGGGTAGGAAGGTGATGCATGTGGGAGGAAGGTCTCAGATGGAGCTCAGGGCTTCATCTCCATATCCCCTGACATGGGAGGGCAGCCTGGTCCCACTCAGCAAGGACCAGAGCTGGAGGAGCAATTTGGGAAGCAGAAGGGATTGCAGGGGTGCTGGGCACAAGGAGCTACCTTAACATCCTTAACTGGGCAGGTGGAAGCCaagaggctggaggagcagATCAAGAGGGAATTTGAGAAGCTGCACGAGTTCCTGCGGGATGAGGAGAAGGCGCTGCTGTCGCAGCTGcaagaggaaaagcagcacaaacacagccTCATTGAGAGCAAGATGAAGCAGCTGGCGGAGAACAGCCAGGCGGTGCGCAGCGAAGCCCGACAGCTCCAGGCTGACCTCGAGGAGGACGACTATACCTTCCTCAAGGTAAAGTCCTGATGGGGTCCCCATGGCTCAGCCACgcagggcacagcagcaccGGGCTTGGGGTGTTGGTAACCCTTAGGAGCAGAGTTTGATGccttctgtctccttcttttTCAGACCCACAAGAACCGTAAGCGCAGGTGAGTCCTGGGATCAGCCGTGTCTTCTGTCTGGTGGGAACAGACAGGTCcccatatcatagaatcatagaaccatagagtttggaaaagacctctccATTAACTCTtccccaccatacccactgactgtatccctcagtgccacatctccacagttctgaaacacctccagggacggtgatcccaccacctccctgttccagtaACCCAATGTACCTGCCAGTGGGGGAATTTGGGGTAGCCCCCTCCCTGGGATGAAAGCAAGGTGGGGGCGCTGGAGCTGGAACAGgacctcctgctctgctcacacAAAGGGAAGACAGCCTGGTAGGAGATGTGGGGTGCTGCTATGGAAGACCTTGCAGAAAAGCAGGGTGCCAGCAGCCCCATCCTATCCCTGTCCTCATTTTCTGCTCTAGGATTGCCTGCACGGCTGAGGAGCCAGAGGCTGTGCCTTTGGGGATGCTCATCGATTCTGCCAAGTACCTGGGCTCACTGCAGTACAACGTGTGGAAGAAGATGCTGAACATCATCACTGTTGGTGAGGAAATGGGAAGGGAGTGTGGTCCAAGGATGAGATCATcccctgctctgggcagcctgggggAATGGTACTAAGGGCATGGAGCATCCATGCAAAAAACGCCACTGGTGTTCAAGAGTCTTGGGGTACTCTGGAGTGCTTGCACTCAAAAAAAGGCCCCAAAGGATGTATTCCTCCATGCATGGGTGGGTTTGTGCCTTTGGTTGCCACCAGAAAGGAGATGATGGGTAAGGTGGCTGTTTGCAGGGCTCATCCATAATGCTCATTCCTTAGACAAGCTGAGCTCAGCCCTCCTAATGCAGAGATTCGTAGAATCATGaaagttggaaggaactctAAGGTCCtctggtccaaccatcaacccatccccactatACCCACTCATGATATCAGGAAGGTTGGGAAACAACTCCAAGATCATCAGGTCCTATCActgacccatccccaccatgtctAAACCTAGAATCACCAcatcatttaggttggaaaagccctctgagatcctcaagtccaaccccagcccaccccaccatgcccgctgcccacatccctcagtgccacatccccacagttctggaacacctccagggacggtgaccccaccacctccctgggcagctgtcccactgcatcactgctctttcagagaattttttcctaatatccaacctgaacctcccctggcacaacttgaggccctTACCTCTTACCTTTAACGCATGTCCCTAATGCATGTCCGCTCTCCAGTCCCCTTCAGCTTCAACCCCAACTCGGCAGCAGGATGGCTCTCGGTGTCCGAAGACCTGACCAGCGTCACCAACGGGAGCTACAGGCTGCTGGTGGAGAACCCCGAGCGCTTCACGTCGGCCCCCTGCATCCTGGGTTCCCGTGGATTCTCCACCGGCTTCCATACTTGGGAAGTAGACCTGGGTGGCATCACGAACTGGAGGGTCGGGGTGGCCCAGCTGCGTGGGGGCATCCATTGGACCTTCCACCATGACGCGCGTTCTGGGTTCTGGTATATCTATCGCCTTCCTGGGATGAACAGCAAGATGTGCCAGGCGTCCAACATGGCTCGCtcggtggtggcactgggggaccTGGTGCGTATCCGCGTCGAGCTGGACTGCGACGAAGGCGAGCTCTCCTTCTATAACGCCGACTGCAAGACGCACATCTTCACCTTCCATGAGAAGTTTGGAGGCACCGTCTTCCCCTATTTCTATGTAGGGGGCACACCAGTGGGTGCAACACCTGAGGCGCTGCGCATCTGTCCCCTCCGCATCCGCATCCATGAGGATGTCCCTGTGTAGGGctgctgtccctctgtcccATGTCACCTCCATCCTGGGTTCCTCAGGTGCTCTTTTAGAGTCAACTTCTCTCAGANNNNNNNNNNNNNNNNNNNNNNNNNNNNNNNNNNNNNNNNNNNNNNNNNNNNNNNNNNNNNNNNNNNNNNNNNNNNNNNNNNNNNNNNNNNNNNNNNNNNNNNNNNNNNNNNNNNNNNNNNNNNNNNNNNNNNNNNNNNNNNNNNNNNNNNNNNNNNNNNNNNNNNNNNNNNNNNNNNNNNNNNNNNNNNNNNNNNNNNNNNNNNNNNNNNNNNNNNNNNNNNNNNNNNNNNNNNNNNNNNNNNNNNNNNNNNNNNNNNNNNNNNNNNNNNNNNNNNNNNNNNNNNNNNNNNNNNNNNNNNNNNNNNNNNN
This genomic stretch from Meleagris gallopavo isolate NT-WF06-2002-E0010 breed Aviagen turkey brand Nicholas breeding stock chromosome 2, Turkey_5.1, whole genome shotgun sequence harbors:
- the TRIM35 gene encoding tripartite motif-containing protein 35 isoform X3, which gives rise to MENEANSPSSSLATLVSPSTAPFKEELLCPICYEPFREAVTLCCGHNFCKGCISRSWEHRNHACPICKETSNFDDLRVNHTLNNLVEMILREEGWRQGHPPALCPLHHEEANLFCLDDKELVCFACQGSKQHEGHKMRPVQETAMDFRACDGPEGVSPPQAKLKNMETSLQDKVKDFGAVHRSYESISKHNKVEAKRLEEQIKREFEKLHEFLRDEEKALLSQLQEEKQHKHSLIESKMKQLAENSQAVRSEARQLQADLEEDDYTFLKTHKNRKRRIACTAEEPEAVPLGMLIDSAKYLGSLQYNVWKKMLNIITVVPFSFNPNSAAGWLSVSEDLTSVTNGSYRLLVENPERFTSAPCILGSRGFSTGFHTWEVDLGGITNWRVGVAQLRGGIHWTFHHDARSGFWYIYRLPGMNSKMCQASNMARSVVALGDLVRIRVELDCDEGELSFYNADCKTHIFTFHEKFGGTVFPYFYVGGTPVGATPEALRICPLRIRIHEDVPV
- the DRC1 gene encoding dynein regulatory complex protein 1, encoding MPGLPSSTPRQTRKALGENEEPKEEAQEEEEERSSHKQVEESRQKLAKLLFEGTRMVTDMQVAADLRETQRRAEQAELKLRRVEKLENEARSSTDKFEEITSKWASAKEMTIPQELWQLLNQQQQLCTQLLEEKNKLIGELQQELKNKDEQYVQTIKKQSDDIHLLLERMEEQIRMMLKTYRHNVHQIEKAFELERRELLDSNRKKWEEAIQTLNTKELEYLHARVKKVEEFEKQLNQLRMQDEEEYNSMKIQLESDVQNLERQLQHMKAVYLVNQEKLEYNLQVLKKQDEENTIIRSQQKRKLNRHFAASDAEKFMKVWLMNEEEAKGLMRKALDADRIIHTQQLGLPWEEPHYWFLNNIGPFRHYKAKRMATKLAAEVLTESTSGAQEKKEKEKEEVGSGEGQKENTAKAGDTATPLQNISKKTAKRILELVSDESGFLIERKLLRPLRALGKHECTLLRLDSIFSALEIDSEDDLYQLVDFFLKYKAKEGALSQSQGSPGGEDITDLGEDRADGESSAQSDELKSSQRPLGSLLSVYIHADDVLKILKAFVQDFRKLREEDSSAKEVLQVRDSSKDGEYWEALAHVIPEPTLKLWDALAMALEEYYNILTRRANLLAEAAVLQQQNSELSLMLEQFISSGVNSMLHPPPVHQMDLNLPCPEEPQ
- the TRIM35 gene encoding tripartite motif-containing protein 35 isoform X2, producing MLPAAARGAHRSARRRARCKRCHPSASSPASAMENEANSPSSSLATLVSPSTAPFKEELLCPICYEPFREAVTLCCGHNFCKGCISRSWEHRNHACPICKETSNFDDLRVNHTLNNLVEMILREEGWRQGHPPALCPLHHEEANLFCLDDKELVCFACQGSKQHEGHKMRPVQETAMDFRAKLKNMETSLQDKVKDFGAVHRSYESISKHNKVEAKRLEEQIKREFEKLHEFLRDEEKALLSQLQEEKQHKHSLIESKMKQLAENSQAVRSEARQLQADLEEDDYTFLKTHKNRKRRIACTAEEPEAVPLGMLIDSAKYLGSLQYNVWKKMLNIITVVPFSFNPNSAAGWLSVSEDLTSVTNGSYRLLVENPERFTSAPCILGSRGFSTGFHTWEVDLGGITNWRVGVAQLRGGIHWTFHHDARSGFWYIYRLPGMNSKMCQASNMARSVVALGDLVRIRVELDCDEGELSFYNADCKTHIFTFHEKFGGTVFPYFYVGGTPVGATPEALRICPLRIRIHEDVPV
- the TRIM35 gene encoding tripartite motif-containing protein 35 isoform X1, which produces MLPAAARGAHRSARRRARCKRCHPSASSPASAMENEANSPSSSLATLVSPSTAPFKEELLCPICYEPFREAVTLCCGHNFCKGCISRSWEHRNHACPICKETSNFDDLRVNHTLNNLVEMILREEGWRQGHPPALCPLHHEEANLFCLDDKELVCFACQGSKQHEGHKMRPVQETAMDFRACDGPEGVSPPQAKLKNMETSLQDKVKDFGAVHRSYESISKHNKVEAKRLEEQIKREFEKLHEFLRDEEKALLSQLQEEKQHKHSLIESKMKQLAENSQAVRSEARQLQADLEEDDYTFLKTHKNRKRRIACTAEEPEAVPLGMLIDSAKYLGSLQYNVWKKMLNIITVVPFSFNPNSAAGWLSVSEDLTSVTNGSYRLLVENPERFTSAPCILGSRGFSTGFHTWEVDLGGITNWRVGVAQLRGGIHWTFHHDARSGFWYIYRLPGMNSKMCQASNMARSVVALGDLVRIRVELDCDEGELSFYNADCKTHIFTFHEKFGGTVFPYFYVGGTPVGATPEALRICPLRIRIHEDVPV